A single genomic interval of Festucalex cinctus isolate MCC-2025b chromosome 16, RoL_Fcin_1.0, whole genome shotgun sequence harbors:
- the LOC144004291 gene encoding dynactin subunit 1-like isoform X3, protein MSSGGTVESGKPPKIGSVVEVIGKGQRGTVTFIGPTLFAPGKWVGVILNEPKGKNDGTVQGKRYFTCEENHGIFVRQTQIQVVDDGSSATSPDTPESGPSRIPRQRDIPETPKTTKLASSAKKSSTRRSIKWTKPKRLASAISLPSLLIHPPSRSRFPLMASRENLSSGDVSEVGLSPLQVALGAPITTQLGPLTEGTTTSAPATPSKEEESLRAQVKDLEEKLETLKMKRTEDKAKLKELEKHKIQLEQLHEWKTKMQEQQAELQKNLKEAKREARDAQEAKDRYMEEMSDTADAIEMATLDKEMAEERAESLQVEVDTLKEKMEELSMDLEILRHDISEKGSDGAASSYHVKQLEEQNSKLKEALVRMRDLSASEKQEHVKLQKQMEKKNAEMETLRTQKEKLQEEIKQAEATVDELKEQVDAALGSEEMVETLTERNLDLEEKVRELRETVTDLEAINEMNDELQENARETEMELREQLDMSGAKVREADKRVEAAQETVADYQQTINKYRELTNRLQEANKELMTQQNESSEQVQQPHAELFDFKIKFAETKAYAKAIKMELRKMEVAQLNREVSLLKSFMPDSFLRHGGDHDCILVLLLIPRIICKAELISKQAQEKFDLNGNLAQGAALKGPPGEQRSFASGLVYSLNLLQATLHKYEQALNMCSVEVFKRMGTLYSEMSFHERSLDYFIDLLHKDQLDETVQVEPLTKAIKYYQQLYSVHLTDHKEDCTVQLSDHIKFTQSAVDCMGVEVARLRAFLATGQQNSTLAVLLKDLDTSCSDIKQFCKKIRRRMPGTDAVGTPAALSFGLQVSEALTDCRRQLTRVVAVLQEVAAAGAQMIAPLTEQEGLNALKLEDTMCQAVEQVYGAHGLNGTECLRQSCSAIVATMNKMATAMQEGEYDADKPQGKSPPVEMRAATVRAEMTDAEGLGVKLEDREAAIKELKKSIKIKGEELSEANVRLSLLEKKLDTSTKDADERVEKIQTKLDKNLDLLKKKEKEFEETMDALQGDIDQLEMEKAELKQRIHNQSKMTIEGLRGVPASGMASVVQGPAGVGMSTSLSGPMQVVDSPLLQQQLEAQRLSIKHLKTENVRLKAEKMNAQLASLPPLRPAKLHQVSKDSSMPPEGLNVGIYRRTDQLLTTLLKLSAEVKVVDITGKTSVSASAQLLEQTARLQNLSNALAKLKGEVAEHVVSRQPGAKAASDFATFPVSSFVKAKEEKKGGTVFVGRVAIPCARGQEQVHRLVLSQQQLQQVHRLLMV, encoded by the exons ATGAGCAGCGGGGGAACTGTGGAAAGCGGAAAACCTCCAAAG ATTGGTTCTGTAGTGGAAGTGATAGGAAAGGGTCAGCGTGGCACTGTCACCTTCATTGGACCGACCTTATTTGCCCCCGGGAAATGGGTGGGTGTCATCCTCAACGAGCCCAAAGGCAAGAATGATGGCACTGTGCAGGGGAAACGCTATTTCACCTGTGAGGAAAACCATGGAATATTTGTCAGACAGACTCAG ATCCAGGTGGTGGATGATGGCTCGAGTGCAACATCTCCAGACACTCCTGAGTCCGGCCCTTCCAGGATCCCGAGACAAAGAG ATATACcagaaacccccaaaacaacgaAACTG gcCTCAAGCGCAAAGAAG TCCTCTACCCGTCGTTCTATCAAG TGGACCAAACCAAAGCGTCTAGCATCAGCCATTTCGCTCCCCTCCCTCTTGATACATCCCCCGAGCCGCTCCAGATTTCCGCTCATG GCATCTCGTGAGAATCTTTCATCTGGTGATGTCAGTGAAGTCGGCCTATCCCCCCTCCAGGTTGCGCTGGGTGCTCCAATTACAACTCAACTTGGGCCTCTGACAGAGGGAACCACGACTTCTGCTCCAGCTACACCGAGCAAG GAGGAGGAGTCACTGCGTGCGCAGGTCAAGGACCTGGAGGAGAAGCTGGAGACGCTGAAAATGAAGCGCACGGAGGACAAGGCCAAGCTGAAGGAGCTGGAGAAGCACAAGATCCAGCTGGAGCAGCTGCATGAGTGGAAGACCAAAATGCAGGAGCAGCAGGCCGAGCTACAGAAAAATCTCAAAGAAGCCAAGAGG GAAGCACGTGATGCTCAGGAGGCGAAGGACCGCTACATGGAGGAGATGTCTGACACAGCAGATGCCATCGAGATGGCCACTCTGGATAAAGAGATGGCTGAAGAGCGAGCAGAGTCGCTGCAGGTGGAGGTGGACACGCTAAAGGAAAAAATGGAGGAGCTGTCCATGGACCTGGAGATCCTTAGACATGACATTTCAGAGAAAG GCTCAGATGGTGCTGCCTCCAGTTACCATGTTAAACAGCTGGAGGAGCAGAACAGCAAACTAAAGGAGGCCTTGGTCAG GATGCGTGACCTGTCTGCCTCTGAGAAACAGGAGCATGTGAAACTGCAGAAACAGATGGAGAAGAAGAATGCCGAGATGGAAACTCTGAGGACTCAAAAGGAAAAATTGCAGGAGGAGATCAAGCAGGCAGAGGCCACAGTTGATGAACTGAAGGAGCAG GTGGACGCCGCCCTGGGATCAGAGGAGATGGTTGAGACTCTGACGGAGAGGAACCTCGACTTAGAGGAGAAAGTCAGAGAGCTGAGAGAAACAGTTACCGATCTG GAGGCGATCAATGAAATGAATGACGAGCTTCAGGAGAACGCCAGGGAGACGGAAATGGAGCTGAGGGAGCAGCTGGACATGAGTGGAGCGAAGGTCCGAGAGGCGGACAAGAGGGTGGAGGCCGCCCAGGAGACAGTGGCTGATTACCAGCAGACCATCAACAAATACAGAGAGCTCACCAACAGACTGCAG GAGGCCAACAAAGAGCTAATGACCCAGCAGAATGAAAGTAGTGAACAAGTGCAACAACCTCACGCGGAGCTGTTTGACTTCAAAATCAAGTTTGCAGAGACAAAGGCGTACGCCAAG GCCATTAAGATGGAGCTGCGGAAAATGGAAGTGGCTCAGCTTAACCGGGAGGTGTCCCTACTTAAATCCTTCATGCCGGACTCCTTCCTTCGTCACGGTGGAGACCACGACTGCATACTGGTGCTCCTGCTCATCCCCAGGATCATTTGCAAG GCTGAGCTAATCAGCAAACAGGCGCAGGAGAAGTTTGATTTGAACGGGAACCTGGCCCAAGGCGCGGCACTGAAAGGGCCTCCAGGAGAACAACGCAGTTTTGCCTCTGGACTAGTGTACTCCCTTAACTTGCTGCAGGCCACCTTGCACAAATATGAACA AGCTTTGAATATGTGCTCAGTGGAGGTTTTCAAGCGAATGGGCACGCTCTACTCCGAAATGAGCTTTCACGAGCGCTCGCTGGATTATTTCATCGACCTGCTGCACAAAGACCAGTTGGATGAAACTGTTCAGGTGGAACCGCTGACTAAGGCCATCAAGTACTATCAG CAATTGTACAGTGTTCATCTGACAGACCACAAGGAGGACTGCACAGTGCAGCTATCTGACCACATTAAG TTTACCCAGAGTGCCGTGGACTGTATGGGAGTGGAGGTAGCCCGTCTACGCGCGTTCCTCGCAACGGGTCAGCAGAACTCAACGCTGGCTGTTCTCCTGAAGGACCTGGACACGTCCTGCTCAGACATAAAGCAGTTTTGTAAGAAGATCCGCCGTCGAATGCCTGGCACAGATGCCGTCGGGACCCCAGCTGCTCTCAGTTTTGGACTACAG GTGTCTGAGGCGCTGACCGATTGCAGACGACAGCTGACCCGCGTGGTGGCAGTGCTCCAGGAGGTGGCGGCAGCCGGAGCTCAGATGATCGCACCGCTGACTGAGCAGGAAGGACTGAATGCGCTCAAATTGGAGGATACGATGTGCCAGGCTGTGGAGCAG GTGTATGGAGCTCATGGTCTTAATGGCACCGAGTGCCTGCGTCAGTCTTGCAGTGCTATTGTTGCTACTATGAACAAGATGGCCACCGCAATGCAGGAAGGAGAGTACGATGCAGACAAACCACAAGGAAAG AGTCCTCCAGTGGAAATGAGAGCAGCCACAGTTAGAGCTGAGATGACTGATGCCGAGGGTCTCGGAGTTAAGCTGGAGGACCGAGAAGCAGCCATCAAGGAGCTCAAAAAGTCCATCAAGATCAAG GGAGAAGAGCTGAGTGAGGCCAATGTCCGTCTGAGCCTGCTGGAGAAGAAGTTGGACACGTCCACCAAGGATGCAGATGAACGTGTGGAGAAAATCCAGACCAAACTGGACAAGAACCTCGACTTgctgaagaaaaaagaaaa GGAATTTGAGGAGACGATGGATGCTCTGCAAGGTGACATCGACCAGCTGGAAATGGAGAAAGCAGAGCTGAAACAGCGGATCCATAACCAATCAAAGATGACCATAGAGGGCTTGCGAGGTGTGCCTGCTTCGGGTATGGCTTCCGTTGTTCAAGGACCAGCAGGAG TAGGCATGTCCACATCACTGTCAGGACCAATGCAAGTGGTGGACTCGCCTCTCCTCCAGCAGCAGCTTGAAGCTCAGAGGCTAAGCATTAAACACCTCAAGACCGAAAACGTCAGACTTAAG GCAGAGAAGATGAATGCCCAGCTGGCCTCCCTGCCTCCACTGCGCCCAGCCAAACTGCACCAGGTGTCCAAGGACAGCTCCATGCCACCAGAGGGACTGAATGTGGGCATCTACCGCCGGACAGACCAACTCCTGACGACCCTTCTCAAGCTGAGTGCAGAAGTCAAAGTGGTGGACATCACTGGGAAGACGTCAG TCAGCGCCAGTGCCCAGCTGCTGGAGCAGACTGCAAGACTGCAAAACCTCAGCAACGCTCTAGCCAAACTCAag GGTGAAGTAGCTGAACACGTTGTGTCCCGTCAACCTGGAGCAAAAGCTGCTTCTGACTTCGCAACATTCccagtctcttctttcgttaAG GCAAAGGAAGAGAAGAAGGGTGGAACAGTGTTTGTGGGTCGTGTTGCCATTCCTTGCGCTCGTGGACAAGAACAAGTACACCGTCTGGTCCTGTCGCAGCAGCAACTGCAACAAGTGCACCGCCTCCTCATGGTCTGA